Genomic DNA from Gorilla gorilla gorilla isolate KB3781 chromosome 13, NHGRI_mGorGor1-v2.1_pri, whole genome shotgun sequence:
CCCCTCAGCACCGAGCACAGGCACTCACAGCCTCTGGCCAGGTGCTGGGTCCGGAGAGGGTCTTGTCACATTCTCCTACTCCCCAAGTGAGGCCTCTGTCCTTCTCCTGTTCCCCATGTGATGCCTCCGTGGAATGAGGAGAGGTCTGTCCCAGCAGTGCCTACCCTGCTTCTCCTGTAAGAGCCTGTTCCCTCCTCCCACACTTCCCTGGGAAGCACTTGCCCCTCCAGAATAACAGCATCACTGAGCCTGGGGAACAGACAGTCCCTAGTCCAAGCCCTGGAGGTAAGAAAGGAGGGGCTGGCCAGGATGCTCAGTGTGGTCAGCATAGGCCAGGCCCCTGCTACCTTGACCCTGAGGGCCAGAGCACAGGCGGAACTTGGACATAGGGCCACAGGTGACTGCTTAATGACAACCATGCTAGCTCCTGGCAATGAGGGGTCAGGAGCGTGTGTGAATAATGGGGCACCTGACCCACGGCTGGGGTACAGAGGGTGGGGGTTACAAATGGTTCATCTGTCGCAGGACACCTGGAGGATGAAGAAAGAGCCCCCAGGCAAACCCATTCTGTGAGCAATTCCCATCTGCTGTCTCCAAATCCTGTCCAGACTCTGACCCTGCTGGCCCCTTCCAGGGCTCCCAGCCTGGTTGCCACAGCGGCCTCCTAACCAACACCCCTGTGGCTCTGGTACCAGCCCACGCCAGACAGAGAAGCCAGCCATCGTTGCTCCTGTCTTCCTCCCCGAGAAAGTCGAGGTCCCAGCAGTGCTCAGGGCCTAAGTGGCCAGGCCCTGGATACTTCCCTGAGCTCATCTCCCCTACAGCACCGCCCCTTCAGCTCCTGGGGGCTTTGCACGGCTGCTCCTTTACTCCCCCTCTGCCCTCAGGCCAGCCTTGTCCCTGATCACTACCTTCTTCATTTCTGTACCTGGCTGACATCTGTCCTTCCCCGCCAACTACAAGGTAGACCCCGGGAGGGCAGGGATGGTGCACTGTGTTCAGGGTGCATTTGCCGCCAGTGGAGGGAGGGACCCAGGCCACCCCCCCCCCGGTTTACCAGGATGCTCTTGTACATGTTGCCGTTGTCTACGTCCAGGCTGACGCGGATGATACAGCAGTCGCCCACCTGCTGGTTGTAGAGCGGCAGCGCGGAGCTGGAGTTGCAGAGCCCTGAGACGGAGCGCTTGTGGGTGCGTGTGGCAGCCACGGGCGtggtggaggctgaggaggacgaGGTGCTGCTGGAAGCCGAGCTGATGCCGGAGGTCTCCGGGGATGACTGTGAGGCtgattcccagaactgagggagaCGGTAAGATCAGCAGATCCGCCTGCCCTGTGGGGGCACCCCAGGCCAGCTGCCAGATGGGGAACCTTCTAGAAGCTGTGTTCAGGATCCAGGACTTCCTGGCCCCATGCATGGATTTGGAGTGGGGAGATGGGAAAGGATATTGGGGAGAAGGGCAGACAGTCACCTTCTTTTCCTGGCCGTCAGGAGACTCCGGGACGAAGCTGATGTTGATCTCCTCCACGTCGGAGCTAGAGGAGCCGGCCGAGTGCACGCTGAGCGCGTCAGCGATGTCCCCGCTGCTGAGGTAGGGGCCACACCTGAGCTGGTCACAGGACTTGGAGTGGGAGCTGCCACTGGTACTGAGCTCAGTGCTGGGGGCCTGGCGGCTGGGTGAAGGGTTGGCTTAGTTAAGGGGGCTCCCCAAGGACACATCCCAACCCCACAGCCCCTGCACTCTGCGCCCAAGGAGTgtgcaaagtgctgggacagtTGCCAGTACTCCATTCACCACAGCCATCTGGGAGAGCATTTAGTAtcaccccatttcacagaggaggaaactgaggcccaaaaagGTGAGGGGACTCATCCCAGTCTCAGGGCCAGTCAGCAGCAGGGTAGGATTCCAGGGCCAGCCTCCCTGACTCCCTGAGCCCAGGCTCAGCCCTGAAGCTTCTGAGCCCCAAGGCAACTGCCCCTACCACCCTTAGCCAGGCCCTTACTCGCTCCAGCGCTTGACAATGGCTGTGTTCTTCTTGGTCCTGAGGGTGTTGCTGGCTGACTCGGATGGGGGCTCCAGCTCGCACGACAGGTTGTAGCTATGAGCAGAGAGGCAGTGGTGTGACAACCAGGGGCCATGCTCCGGCCTTCCCCAGCACCTGCCCAGAAGCTGGAGTCGGGGTGCCCCAGCCATCCTCAGGCAacaggggctgacgctgaccatGGGTCATAGCTGCTGGCCCTCTGGAGCTGGCCCCCTAGGACAGCCTGCCCCCACTGTCCCCATTTGGTGCCCCAGCCTCACCTCTCAGTCTCACTGAGCCGCTCCACGGCCCGGAACCAGGCCCCAAATTGCTCATCTGGCGCGATGCTGTAGTTGTTGCAGGCCGACTGCAGCAGCTTGATCTGGGCGAtcacctcgaactcctggggccAGAGGGAAGCACAGGGCGGTGACAAGGCCCCCTGGGCAGGACAGGGGCCAGTCTCTGGGTCTTTGTTCTTGGGGTCCCTTCCTCCCCTCTACTCCCATCCAGGCCTTCCTGTTCTCAAAGCTGGGCTCAGCCACTCCCCAGGAGGTGGTCCTGGATTATAACCTCCTACCCTCACCCTCCAGTGGGAGGGGAGCCCCTTCTCTCGGTGTCCAAATGTCCCATGAATCTAAGGAGAGGGTAGGAGTTGAAATGTCCTAACCCTGGTGGGTCTGTTTTCCACCCCTCCCCAAGTCAGGGCTGCCTGCAGCTGCTtaccttcctcctcttctcaaaGTTGATGAGTCTGCCCTGGAAGGTGGACACCCAATGGCCGTCAGAAAGTGACCCCTTGACCATTACAGTCTCCCCACCTCATGCTGCACTATCAAGAGTGCCCACCAGGGGGCAGGGCATGCACACCCCTGGATTGAAGCCGGTGCTGGGCACCAGGGCAAGGGGACATGCGGGCAGAGGCTTGGGGACTTCTTGTCCAGCACTCTCAGAGGACAATGGACTGAGGCCTTGGGTGAGAAGGCCCTGCTCAGCCACCACGTGCCGCCTGACCTCTGAGGGCCTGGCTTCCCTCTGTGCTCAGGGTCACTGCCTGAGGGATGGGCTGTGTCCCACTCAGCCAAACCCTGCTGCAGCTCTGTGTTTGGGCAGCCCTGGGGTGTCACCAGCAGGGCACTGAGCTGTTTACTCATTGCTGGGACAGGtgtggcagcccagcccccagggctCAGGGAAGGTCTCTCCTCCCGGGCCCTACTCCAGCCCCGCCCGGCACACTCACATACAGATAGTCCTTCATGGCAGTGTCCAGCATCACCAGGTCGGTGAGGAACGTGCCCAGGTAGGGAACGGTGCCCTGGATGATGCCCTGTGACATTGGGGTAGGAGGATGAGCAAGGCCCCTCCCCTGAAGGCTTTCTCAGCCCCCAGCCCCAACTGGTCTCACTTGGAGCAGCTGGGGGACCTCTGGGGGCCTCCTGGGGCCCACTGTCTCCCTGGACCCCAGACTCCCTCTAGCCATCTCcctggctggcatctgggaaATGCCAGGTTCCCGAGTCGTGTGGCCCCtggccctccccagccccacacccGCCTGAGCCGGCTCTGCCAGGCCTGTCCTTTCGTGGCTGCAGCTGGTCTTCCCAGATACCAGCTGATCCAGACGTGGCTCTGCTAGGGTCCAGAGGAGGCCACCTCTAATGGGGCCCATAGGCACCGTGGCTAGAGAGGAAAGGGCCCTCCTCCCTACCCCCAGGCCAGCCCCCTGCCTCTCCACGGCCTTGGGCACTCTCACCGTCTCCTTCGGCCGTTTCTGGGCTCTCTTGGGGTTCATCTCCAGGGTGGCAAACTTGGAGGTGCCCTCCTGCCAGGGTAGAGGACAGGGTCAGCAAGCCCCTATCCCCTCAGCCCTCAGGCACCCTGACCTGGGGTGCTGCCAGTGTGCTCGGGTTCCAGGGCTGACCCTATATCAATACTCACTAGTGTGGGGTCCTGGGCCGGTGGCCTGGCCTTCCTGAGCCTGCCTCCCCCTCTGGAAAGTGCGGATGAGAACTCCGCCTGCTGcatggtgcggtggctcacacctgtaatcccagcattttggaaggccaaggcaggtggatcacttgaggtcaggagtttaagaccagcctggccaacacagtgaaaccccatctctactaaaaaatacaagaattacctgggttggtggtgtacacctataatcccagctacttgggaagctgaggcaggagaatcccttgaacccaggaggtgggggttgcagtgagccgagatcatgccattgcactccagcctgggagacagagcgagactccttctctaaaaaaataaactccACCTGCCTCGCAGGGTCTCAGAGACTCTGCGCTACAGTCCTGTTATGGCTGCACACTCCTTTCTCCCTTGAACCTTCCATGAGGTCAGCACCCCAGGGCTGGCATtcctccattttccagatgaggaaactatggCCCTCAGATGGGCAGTGACTTGCCCTGGGCCCCCCAGGGACTCAGAACAGGCTCTTCTGTCCTAGCCAGAGGGTCTGCCCCATCTGCCTTTACCCGTTTGGTCACTGATCAGGGTACTGTCCTCTGGGCTTCTCGTGCATGCCAGGGCCCCCAGTGGAGCTGTGCCatggagggagagggacaggtgTCCCAGGAGCCCCCTGCGATGCTCCCCTGTAGGGAACTCTGTGTTTGTCCACGCAGCAGGGGGGCCCTAGATGCCATTTCACTGACCGGGTATGCCAGGGGCACCAGGCAGTGACACTTGACTCCCTCTGAGGCCTCGTGAATCCATTAGTCACTGAAAGTTCTCCTCAGTCATCTGGGGTATCTGCCACAGCTAATGGGGTGCCATGAGAAGAATTCTACAGGGTTCTCTGGTCAGTGTCTCTTCTCGGGGCAGGGTAGGGAAGCCACATGGGGCCTCcaaatctgcctcccaggtctgGCCACCTGGCCCCGGCATCCCCTGCAGCCCCTGTCCCTGGGGTAGGCAGGCTGCCCTCTCCTTGGGTGTGTAGAGCAGACAGAGGTAGCGTCAGGAGCCTGGCCTCCCGGGGACAGACTGGGCCGGTGTGGGGGCAGGAGCCGCATCCCCTTCCCACCCAGCAGGAGGGACCAGCGAGGAAGCCAGAGACCTGCTGGTCCTGATGCCCATCTACTCCTCCTGGAACCTCCACTGCCACCCTTACTGTGTCCAATTAACTGGGGCCCTATCCCTCAAACACCCAGGGGCCAAACAGATCCCTCTTCCCCCTTCATGCACACAGGAAAGGAACTTTCCCAGCAAGAAGCGAATGCCACCGCCCACCGCCCCAGCCTCTTCCtgccaccccagccccagccccagccccagccccagccccagccccagccccagcctctgccTGCCGCCACTCCACCTTGATGAGCAGCTCCCGGCTCAATGAGTAGTTGTTCTCATCTGAGAAGATCTCTGACAGCTTCTGAAAGATCCGGAAACTGTCCCTGTCAGAAGggcaaagaaggaaggagaaagctgGGAATGGTAGGGAGGGGTGTGAGTgcaaatccattttattttagagCTGAAAGACCCCAGACTGCCTGAACGCAGCACACAGGGTCCCCCAGCACTAACGCTCTGCAGGTCTGGGGAGGGGGCCTTCATGTTGGTGCAACAGGACCcctattcccgtttccactgaGCAGCTATTTCCAaaggggtttttttctttttttggagacagtttcagtcacccaggctggagtgcagtggccagatctcgactcattgcaacctctacctcctgggtccaagaaattctcctcagcctcccaagtagctgggattacaggcgttagccattGCGCCTGGCACAAAGGTTTTGATTTCAATTGGTTGAGGGTTCTGTGGCGACAACACGAATACCTGAAAATCTCTGATGTGGCTCAACCCACCATCTGACAGCTTAGGAAGCCGAGCTCTGAGGCAGAGCTGCTGCCAACTCCGGTCAGTGGagggtccctgccctcagggttTGTGGCCTCCCATGGGCTCACTAAGGGGGTGATGCCAGCCCTGTGGGAGGTCCCTGGTGCACCAGGAGCTCCTACAGAGGCATGCCCACCTGGAAACGTCTTCCCACGTCTTCTTCAGACGGTGGATGGAGTTGCTCTGCAGGGCAGAGAGGATGGCATACAGTGACGAGAAGTTCTTGAGGATCCGGCACTCCTGGGGCGGGAAGAGCAGGAGGCATGAGGTGGGGCTGGAGCTCCCAGCTTGCCTGGCCTCCGTCCCCATTGGCCAAGCCTCCCCTCCCAATGAGACAGACACCCAGGGAGTCCCCAGAGGGCACGGCTGCAACCCGGGGGTGACAGGAGGATTTTAGCTCAACCCAAGGAAAGAGTGTAAGGAAGACGTGAGCATCCAGGCAGTGGGCTGGGAGAGTCAAGGCCAGCATGCCCCTGGGAAGAGTAGACTGGGGACTGTACAGGGCCTTGGACTGTAGACCACAACCTGAGAACAGATGAAGCCAAAGTGGGGGCCCAGGCCCCTCCTGTGGCATACCCTGGCCACCTCGATCCAGTGCTCCACCACCCTGGCCCTGTCTGGGGCTTTCGTGCTTCGGTTCCCGAGGCAGGTGGTGATGACACAGTTGGCCACACTGTTGAACTGGGTGACAGTGGCGCGGATGGTGGGCGCCAGGTGCTCCTTGCCCTTCTTGTCCCGCTGGGACCAGATGGAGCCCAGGCAGTGGTAGGGCACCACCTTCTTGAACAGTTCCTGGGGAGGAGGCTAAGTGTCACCTGGTCCTGCCCCAGCAGTCTGGGCTGGCGCTGGGGAAGCTGAGGATGCAGCTTGAGCCTTGTGGGGATCTCTGGGTTTTATCCCGTGTCCATGCAGGGTGCCCAGCACACAAGTGACCCAGGACAAAATGCTGGTGGGAAGAAGAGGAGCACTGCCTCGCGCAGCCTCACCAAGCCCCAGCTCCAACAGGCGGCTCATGCCTGCCCACGCCCCCCacgccccaccccccaccccccatccccccGCCTCAGTCTGCTCCCCATCCAGACGCACATCTGCTGTGGGCGCTACAACTAAGGGCTTTGTCCAGTGTCTGCCATAGGCTCCAGGACACATCAAGTGCCTAATGAGTGCTGAGGCTGGTGAGCCTCCTAAACAGATGGGGGTGACCCATGGATGCACCTTGGTGAGCACCCTCCACTCCCACAGGCCAGGCCTGCTGAGCTTCCTGTCTGTTCCATCTAGAATCTGCATAGTCACTCTAGAGGATAGGggtgacctcatctctactgtCCAGAGGGAAACTGAGGACTTGGGGTTAAGGAACGACCTGGTTACTTGGTGTgtagcagcagagctgggatttgaccaGAACATCAGCTCTGGACCAGGAAATGGTAGGTCTGGGACAGCAGATGCCAGAAGGCAGGCCCACCCCTGCCCTGCCAAGCTGAGCTGCTCACCGCATCCATCAGTGTAAACTGCTCTGCCACCAGATCAGGAGGGAACACCAAGAGGTGAGGCTTCTCCTCACTCAGCCCGTTCTCTGCAACCACAGGTGAAGGCCAGGAAGGCTGTAATGATGGAACTGGCGCTGGAGCTGGCTCCAGCTCTAGAGTTTGTGAGGGAGCTGGATCCTGTTCTGGAGCTGGCTCTAGTTCCGGAGCTGGCGCTGGAGCCAATTCTAGTCCCACAGCTGGCTCTGGAGCCTGCTGGAGCTCCGGAGCTGGTGCTGGAGCTACTTCTAGCTCTGAACCTGGAGCTGGTGTTGGAGctggctctggctctggggcTGGAGCCGGCACTGGGCTGGGTGCTCGAGCTGGTGTTAGAGCTAGCTCGAGCTCTGGAGTTCGTTTTAGAGCTGGCACTGGTGACAGAGCTGCAAGAGGAGAAAAGTTCAACAACATGCCAGCCTTTCCTGTGCCTTTCAAAGACACAGAACAGCCCCGGCTTCCAGAGAAGCCTCTCCCCGCTGAACCCACAAAACGTGTACCAGGCCGCTCTCCCGCCTGTGGTCCCTGCCTGTGTGGTCTGAGGCTCATCTGTGCCCCTGACCCAGCACCAGACCCTGGAGCCTCCTCTTTGTGTGGCCCAGCACCGACCCCTCCTCATTCACCCTCTGGCATCCACCCCAGTCCTCCTCACCCTCAGGCTCTGCCTCAATGGGTTCCGAGTGCTCCAGCTGGGCCAGGAGAAGGTGGGCACGGCGCTCCAGGTCTGAGCCTGGCATGTTGAGCTGCACGTAGGCCACCAGCTGCTTGAGGCAGGGAAAGTCTGGAGGTTGACAGAAATCCTCCGAGTACTGGTCCAGCCAGGTGCCCAGGATGGAGGAGATGGCACTGGGGACAGGTGGGTGGCAGCAGAGTCAGAGGCCTGGGCTCCCCTGAGCCAGGCTGGGCTCCTGCGCCGGCCCCTGTCCATCTGAAGGCCACCTGCCCCAGCCCAAGCCCAAGCCCCCTTGGCTGTCCAGCCAAAAGAACCAAGGAGGCCCCTGGTCAGTGGCGaccacctctcccctcctccaagGAAGCCCCGCCCATGGCTCTGCATGTCTCCCAGCACCCCCTCCTCGCTGGAACGTAAACTCCATGAGGGATCGGTCCTCCTGCCGGGCATCTGCAGGTCCCTGGCGGCTCCTCAACTTGTAGCTCAGTGCTGGTGAGCTGCCTTACTCTCTGAGAGCTGTGTGCAGGTCTCATCTTCCCACTAACCCTGTTCTCCCAGAGGGTGGGGTGCAGCCTGCCCGCTGAGCACTCACTATTGAGGGGTGAGGCAATGTGAGAGCAGAGGCTCACCCCACCTCTTGCCCTGGGCCCCTAGATCAGGGCACACTGAGCCAAGCCCAGCTGGGATGAGGCTATGGTGGGATGAGTTCCTGCCGGGGGCTGCTCTGAGCCCCAGCCACCCCAGGACCCCTCCACAGCTCTCGGTCGTCTTTCCTCCTGCAGGCGAAGCCCCCAGACCCCAGCCCTCTAGCACGAACCACAAGAGGTGTGGGAGCCAGGGTTCTGCCCAGCCAGCCCcggctccagccccagccccatgtACTCTCCCACTGTTCGGTGGGGACAGGGTCCCTTCCTCTTGGCTCAAAGCTCACTCACTTTTTAAGTTGGTCCTGGGGTCCGCCATCCTCGTCGGAATAGGGGAGGATGCAGCCGTATCTAGAGGAGGCCGTGAGGGCGTCACATCTACCGTACCTGCTTACGACGTCTAGTGTTACTGTCTGACTCTCCGACTAGAacggaggcccaggagggcagggtttttttttgttttttttttgctttttttcatcaaattatattaaatgcCTAGAAAAgggccagcacacagtaggtgcttcatatatatttgttcaatgaataagTCCCAACCAGCTCCTTCCCAGCTATCTGAGCGCCCCTTGGGTCCCTCCAACAGCCCCCAGATAGAATCCGGAATCTCCTTGACAAGTGGGAAAACTGCTTCGCCCAAGGCCACATACAAGAGAGGCTTGGGGCAGAGAGCTTCCCCATGGGGGACAGGAAAATCATAAAAACGAGCACCACAGCCCCCGCAGCCCATTCCCTACAGGGCCAGGCGTTGAGGGAGCACTTTCCACGCTTCATCCCGCCCAGGCCTGACGACAACCCCACGAGGTCCTCTTAGCACTCAGTTTCTCTTTCGTATGAGCAAagcgaggctcagagaggtgaatcaGCATTGCCAAGACCCGCAGCCAGGCGGGGGCGAGGGCCCCTGTGCACCCTG
This window encodes:
- the RALGDS gene encoding ral guanine nucleotide dissociation stimulator isoform X5; translation: MMVDCQSSTQEIGEELINGVIYSISLRKVQLHHGGNKGQRWLGYENESALNLYETCKVRTVKAGTLEKLVEHLVPAFQGSDLSYVTIFLCTYRAFTTTQQVLDLLFKRYGRCDALTASSRYGCILPYSDEDGGPQDQLKNAISSILGTWLDQYSEDFCQPPDFPCLKQLVAYVQLNMPGSDLERRAHLLLAQLEHSEPIEAEPEALSPVPALKRTPELELALTPARAPSPVPAPAPEPEPAPTPAPGSELEVAPAPAPELQQAPEPAVGLELAPAPAPELEPAPEQDPAPSQTLELEPAPAPVPSLQPSWPSPVVAENGLSEEKPHLLVFPPDLVAEQFTLMDAELFKKVVPYHCLGSIWSQRDKKGKEHLAPTIRATVTQFNSVANCVITTCLGNRSTKAPDRARVVEHWIEVARECRILKNFSSLYAILSALQSNSIHRLKKTWEDVSRDSFRIFQKLSEIFSDENNYSLSRELLIKEGTSKFATLEMNPKRAQKRPKETGIIQGTVPYLGTFLTDLVMLDTAMKDYLYGRLINFEKRRKEFEVIAQIKLLQSACNNYSIAPDEQFGAWFRAVERLSETESYNLSCELEPPSESASNTLRTKKNTAIVKRWSDRQAPSTELSTSGSSHSKSCDQLRCGPYLSSGDIADALSVHSAGSSSSDVEEINISFVPESPDGQEKKFWESASQSSPETSGISSASSSTSSSSASTTPVAATRTHKRSVSGLCNSSSALPLYNQQVGDCCIIRVSLDVDNGNMYKSILVTSQDKAPAVIRKAMDKHNLEEEEPEDYELLQILSDDRKLKIPENANVFYAMNSTANYDFVLKKRTFTKGVKAKPGASSTLPRMKQKGLKIAKGIF
- the RALGDS gene encoding ral guanine nucleotide dissociation stimulator isoform X6, with protein sequence MMVDCQSSTQEIGEELINGVIYSISLRKVQLHHGGNKGQRWLGYENESALNLYETCKVRTVKAGTLEKLVEHLVPAFQGSDLSYVTIFLCTYRAFTTTQQVLDLLFKRYGCILPYSDEDGGPQDQLKNAISSILGTWLDQYSEDFCQPPDFPCLKQLVAYVQLNMPGSDLERRAHLLLAQLEHSEPIEAEPEALSPVPALKRTPELELALTPARAPSPVPAPAPEPEPAPTPAPGSELEVAPAPAPELQQAPEPAVGLELAPAPAPELEPAPEQDPAPSQTLELEPAPAPVPSLQPSWPSPVVAENGLSEEKPHLLVFPPDLVAEQFTLMDAELFKKVVPYHCLGSIWSQRDKKGKEHLAPTIRATVTQFNSVANCVITTCLGNRSTKAPDRARVVEHWIEVARECRILKNFSSLYAILSALQSNSIHRLKKTWEDVSRDSFRIFQKLSEIFSDENNYSLSRELLIKEGTSKFATLEMNPKRAQKRPKETGIIQGTVPYLGTFLTDLVMLDTAMKDYLYGRLINFEKRRKEFEVIAQIKLLQSACNNYSIAPDEQFGAWFRAVERLSETESYNLSCELEPPSESASNTLRTKKNTAIVKRWSDRQAPSTELSTSGSSHSKSCDQLRCGPYLSSGDIADALSVHSAGSSSSDVEEINISFVPESPDGQEKKFWESASQSSPETSGISSASSSTSSSSASTTPVAATRTHKRSVSGLCNSSSALPLYNQQVGDCCIIRVSLDVDNGNMYKSILVTSQDKAPAVIRKAMDKHNLEEEEPEDYELLQILSDDRKLKIPENANVFYAMNSTANYDFVLKKRTFTKGVKAKPGASSTLPRMKQKGLKIAKGIF
- the RALGDS gene encoding ral guanine nucleotide dissociation stimulator isoform X7 is translated as MCLWGHSTAPAHTLSSLPLLFCSLPCALHLQPGTGHPPGQGPRKSSTQEIGEELINGVIYSISLRKVQLHHGGNKGQRWLGYENESALNLYETCKVRTVKAGTLEKLVEHLVPAFQGSDLSYVTIFLCTYRAFTTTQQVLDLLFKRYGCILPYSDEDGGPQDQLKNAISSILGTWLDQYSEDFCQPPDFPCLKQLVAYVQLNMPGSDLERRAHLLLAQLEHSEPIEAEPEALSPVPALKRTPELELALTPARAPSPVPAPAPEPEPAPTPAPGSELEVAPAPAPELQQAPEPAVGLELAPAPAPELEPAPEQDPAPSQTLELEPAPAPVPSLQPSWPSPVVAENGLSEEKPHLLVFPPDLVAEQFTLMDAELFKKVVPYHCLGSIWSQRDKKGKEHLAPTIRATVTQFNSVANCVITTCLGNRSTKAPDRARVVEHWIEVARECRILKNFSSLYAILSALQSNSIHRLKKTWEDVSRDSFRIFQKLSEIFSDENNYSLSRELLIKEGTSKFATLEMNPKRAQKRPKETGIIQGTVPYLGTFLTDLVMLDTAMKDYLYGRLINFEKRRKEFEVIAQIKLLQSACNNYSIAPDEQFGAWFRAVERLSETESYNLSCELEPPSESASNTLRTKKNTAIVKRWSDRQAPSTELSTSGSSHSKSCDQLRCGPYLSSGDIADALSVHSAGSSSSDVEEINISFVPESPDGQEKKFWESASQSSPETSGISSASSSTSSSSASTTPVAATRTHKRSVSGLCNSSSALPLYNQQVGDCCIIRVSLDVDNGNMYKSILVTSQDKAPAVIRKAMDKHNLEEEEPEDYELLQILSDDRKLKIPENANVFYAMNSTANYDFVLKKRTFTKGVKAKPGASSTLPRMKQKGLKIAKGIF
- the RALGDS gene encoding ral guanine nucleotide dissociation stimulator isoform X1, which encodes MTATRVTPGPGTRVLHSTRARRRRAHWQRASRSAHSPPGSRPTMAREAGQVCARPAVPRGRKGSVFFACVSVVTARRRAVARRAALQSPTPWLAPLPAPATTESSTQEIGEELINGVIYSISLRKVQLHHGGNKGQRWLGYENESALNLYETCKVRTVKAGTLEKLVEHLVPAFQGSDLSYVTIFLCTYRAFTTTQQVLDLLFKRYGRCDALTASSRYGCILPYSDEDGGPQDQLKNAISSILGTWLDQYSEDFCQPPDFPCLKQLVAYVQLNMPGSDLERRAHLLLAQLEHSEPIEAEPEALSPVPALKRTPELELALTPARAPSPVPAPAPEPEPAPTPAPGSELEVAPAPAPELQQAPEPAVGLELAPAPAPELEPAPEQDPAPSQTLELEPAPAPVPSLQPSWPSPVVAENGLSEEKPHLLVFPPDLVAEQFTLMDAELFKKVVPYHCLGSIWSQRDKKGKEHLAPTIRATVTQFNSVANCVITTCLGNRSTKAPDRARVVEHWIEVARECRILKNFSSLYAILSALQSNSIHRLKKTWEDVSRDSFRIFQKLSEIFSDENNYSLSRELLIKEGTSKFATLEMNPKRAQKRPKETGIIQGTVPYLGTFLTDLVMLDTAMKDYLYGRLINFEKRRKEFEVIAQIKLLQSACNNYSIAPDEQFGAWFRAVERLSETESYNLSCELEPPSESASNTLRTKKNTAIVKRWSDRQAPSTELSTSGSSHSKSCDQLRCGPYLSSGDIADALSVHSAGSSSSDVEEINISFVPESPDGQEKKFWESASQSSPETSGISSASSSTSSSSASTTPVAATRTHKRSVSGLCNSSSALPLYNQQVGDCCIIRVSLDVDNGNMYKSILVTSQDKAPAVIRKAMDKHNLEEEEPEDYELLQILSDDRKLKIPENANVFYAMNSTANYDFVLKKRTFTKGVKAKPGASSTLPRMKQKGLKIAKGIF
- the RALGDS gene encoding ral guanine nucleotide dissociation stimulator isoform X3, whose translation is MVQRMWAEAAGPAGGAEPLFPGSRRSRSVWDAVRLEVGVPDSCPVVLHSFTQLDPDLPRPESSTQEIGEELINGVIYSISLRKVQLHHGGNKGQRWLGYENESALNLYETCKVRTVKAGTLEKLVEHLVPAFQGSDLSYVTIFLCTYRAFTTTQQVLDLLFKRYGRCDALTASSRYGCILPYSDEDGGPQDQLKNAISSILGTWLDQYSEDFCQPPDFPCLKQLVAYVQLNMPGSDLERRAHLLLAQLEHSEPIEAEPEALSPVPALKRTPELELALTPARAPSPVPAPAPEPEPAPTPAPGSELEVAPAPAPELQQAPEPAVGLELAPAPAPELEPAPEQDPAPSQTLELEPAPAPVPSLQPSWPSPVVAENGLSEEKPHLLVFPPDLVAEQFTLMDAELFKKVVPYHCLGSIWSQRDKKGKEHLAPTIRATVTQFNSVANCVITTCLGNRSTKAPDRARVVEHWIEVARECRILKNFSSLYAILSALQSNSIHRLKKTWEDVSRDSFRIFQKLSEIFSDENNYSLSRELLIKEGTSKFATLEMNPKRAQKRPKETGIIQGTVPYLGTFLTDLVMLDTAMKDYLYGRLINFEKRRKEFEVIAQIKLLQSACNNYSIAPDEQFGAWFRAVERLSETESYNLSCELEPPSESASNTLRTKKNTAIVKRWSDRQAPSTELSTSGSSHSKSCDQLRCGPYLSSGDIADALSVHSAGSSSSDVEEINISFVPESPDGQEKKFWESASQSSPETSGISSASSSTSSSSASTTPVAATRTHKRSVSGLCNSSSALPLYNQQVGDCCIIRVSLDVDNGNMYKSILVTSQDKAPAVIRKAMDKHNLEEEEPEDYELLQILSDDRKLKIPENANVFYAMNSTANYDFVLKKRTFTKGVKAKPGASSTLPRMKQKGLKIAKGIF
- the RALGDS gene encoding ral guanine nucleotide dissociation stimulator isoform X4, which encodes MVQRMWAEAAGPAGGAEPLFPGSRRSRSVWDAVRLEVGVPDSCPVVLHSFTQLDPDLPRPESSTQEIGEELINGVIYSISLRKVQLHHGGNKGQRWLGYENESALNLYETCKVRTVKAGTLEKLVEHLVPAFQGSDLSYVTIFLCTYRAFTTTQQVLDLLFKRYGCILPYSDEDGGPQDQLKNAISSILGTWLDQYSEDFCQPPDFPCLKQLVAYVQLNMPGSDLERRAHLLLAQLEHSEPIEAEPEALSPVPALKRTPELELALTPARAPSPVPAPAPEPEPAPTPAPGSELEVAPAPAPELQQAPEPAVGLELAPAPAPELEPAPEQDPAPSQTLELEPAPAPVPSLQPSWPSPVVAENGLSEEKPHLLVFPPDLVAEQFTLMDAELFKKVVPYHCLGSIWSQRDKKGKEHLAPTIRATVTQFNSVANCVITTCLGNRSTKAPDRARVVEHWIEVARECRILKNFSSLYAILSALQSNSIHRLKKTWEDVSRDSFRIFQKLSEIFSDENNYSLSRELLIKEGTSKFATLEMNPKRAQKRPKETGIIQGTVPYLGTFLTDLVMLDTAMKDYLYGRLINFEKRRKEFEVIAQIKLLQSACNNYSIAPDEQFGAWFRAVERLSETESYNLSCELEPPSESASNTLRTKKNTAIVKRWSDRQAPSTELSTSGSSHSKSCDQLRCGPYLSSGDIADALSVHSAGSSSSDVEEINISFVPESPDGQEKKFWESASQSSPETSGISSASSSTSSSSASTTPVAATRTHKRSVSGLCNSSSALPLYNQQVGDCCIIRVSLDVDNGNMYKSILVTSQDKAPAVIRKAMDKHNLEEEEPEDYELLQILSDDRKLKIPENANVFYAMNSTANYDFVLKKRTFTKGVKAKPGASSTLPRMKQKGLKIAKGIF